The Phaeobacter sp. A36a-5a genomic interval GACCCAGCAGATCTCGCTCAACCCGGTCTGGTCGCAGGATCGCAGCTATGACGACGGGCGCCGCAAGATTACCGGGTTCTCGGCGTCAAATACCCTGGCCCTCAGGATCCGCGATCTGGATCGCCTGGGCGAGGTGCTCGATCAGGTGCTGAGGGTCGGCGCCAATGATTTCCGCGGGCTTAGCTTTGGTGTGGCCGATCCGGCCAAGGTGCAGGACCAGATCCGGGGGGCAGCGGTAAAGGATGCCCTGCGCAAGGCGACCCAGCTCGCCGAAGCCGCTGGGGTCGAACTGGGGCCGGTACGGTCGATCCATGACCGCGAGACCGGCGGTGGCCAGCCGATGATGGCGATGGAGATGGCTCGTAGCGCCCCTATGCCGATCGAGGCGGGCGAACTGAGCTTTAGTCACAGCGTGTCGGTTGTCTACGATATCAAATCCACCGACGCCGACTAACCACATAACAAAAAGGCCGGGTTACCCCGGCCTTTTTCATGTTTTGGCAGTGCCGTTTCCCTAGCTGGTGGCGGCGGTCAGCGCCTGATCCAGATCGGCGATCAGGTCTTCAGCATTTTCGATCCCGATCGAGACACGCACGACATTGGCCCCGGCGCCGGCGGCTTCCTGCTGTTCCGGCGTCAGCTGACGGTGGGTGGTGGAGGCCGAGTGGATGATCAGCGACCGGGTATCGCCAAGGTTCGCGACATGGCTGAAAATTTCGAGAGAGTTCACCAGTTTGACACAGGCGTCATAGCCGCCCTTGACCGCAAAGGTGAACAGCCCGCCGGTGCCCTTGGGATAGTGCTCCTTGGCACGGGCGTGATATGGCGACGAGGGCAGCCCCGCATAGGTCACATAATCAACCCGCGGATCCTGTTCGAGCCAGGACGCAACGGTTTTGGCGTTCTCGCAGTGGCGTTCCATCCGCAGGCTAAGGGTTTCGACCCCCATCAAGGTGTAATGCGCGGCCTGTGGGTTCATCGTCATGCCGAGGTCACGCAGACCGATGGCAATCCCGTGGAAGGTAAAGGCCAGCCCGCCAAAGGTCTCGTGGAACTTCAGCCCGTGATAGGCCGGTTCGGGCTGCGACAGCGACGGGAATTTGTCATCTGCCGACCAGTCGAATTTGCCGGAATCGACAATCACGCCGCCGGTGACGGTACCATTGCCGGTCAGGTATTTCGTGGTGGAATGCACCACCAGCGTCGCACCATGGGCAATTGGATTGCAGAGGTATGGCGTGGCAGATGTGTTGTCGATGATCAGCGGCACGCCCGCCGCATCTGCAACATCCGCAATCGAGCGGATATCGGTCACATAGCCGCCGGGGTTGGCGACCGATTCCCCAAATACGGCCCGTGTATCGTCATCAATTGCGGCCGCAACCGCATCCGGATCGTCAAAATCGACAAATTTCGCTGACCAGCCAAAGCGTTTGATGGTCTGGCTGAACTGGGTGACGGTGCCTCCATAAAGGCGCGTCGATGCAACGACGTTACGGCCCGGGCCCATCAGCGGGAACAGCGCCATGATCTGTGCGGCGTGGCCGGAAGAGCAGCAGACCGCGCCGACGCCGCCTTCCAGGGTCGCAATGCGCTCCTGAAGTACGGCGACCGTGGGGTTGGTCAGGCGCGAATAGATAAAGCCAACTTCCTGCAGATTGAACAGGGCGGCGGCGTGATCTGCATCGCGGAACACATAGGCCGTGGTCTGGTAGATCGGTGTCTGCCGCGCACCGGTGGCCGGATCGGGCTTGGCGCCCGCGTGAATCTGCAATGTGTCGAACCCGTAGCTTGGCGCTTCAGACATGGATGTGCTCCCCTTGGATGGTCGAATACGTCTCGCGCGTAAGAACACTCCGCCACGGCGCGTAAGGCAAGGCGCAATTTGGACGCGCCTCTTGATCGGTGACGCCGGGGCCGATTGAAACAGCGCTGCCTGGCCCTTGGTCCTGATCCGGGGCTGCCAGCGGCGGCGCCGGTTATCGCATCCAGAAGCCTGCGGATTTGATCCGATTGCGCAGGGCCTGCTCCTTGCGAGGCAGGTTGTCGCGGTCAAACATCGCGCGCAGCTTGGCACCGCGCCCCTGGTAGATCATCCGTTTCATCGGCTCATATTGCTTCAGAACTTTCTTGATTTTGTTCGGGCTTGCCACGGTCTCCAGCGCGTCGACAACGGCGTCGCTCTCGCGCGCATATAGCAGCGGGAAGCTGCGGTAGTGGCAGCTGGTCACCCCGTCGAGATATCCCTCCGGCAGCGTGTCGCGGCCACCGCCCAGGCTGTGGATGACAAGGGGCAGGGCGATCTGGTCCAGCCAGGGGTCCAGTGACTGCCCGATCAGCGCCATGGGCAGGTCGTCGCGGATTGATGTCGCATAGTCGAGAAACCGGCGCCCAAAGACCTGCGGACAGGCACCATAGAAATAGCCGGCATTGAAGTAGAGATAGCGGCGCCAGAAATTTTCGGGCTGGCTGAGATCGAGGCTGCTGTCAAAATCCAGATCGAAACGGTCATAGAGCGCCCGCCAGATTCCTGTCATATCGGGCCCATAGAGCGTGGGCTTCGGCCAGGTGCCTTCGCGCCGCAGCGATGCCGAGGGCCGACCAAAATCAAACGGCAGCTGATCAATCGGACCGGTGATCAGCGTATCACTGTCAAAGAAGACAAAAGGCTGCCCCTCAGGAAGCGCCAGAAGCGCCTCGATCTTGTTCCCATAGGGGTAGGCCTGACCAAAGACGTCGGACTGAAATGGCAGGAGGTGCGCCCCAAGCATATCCAGCGCCTGCAAGACCGGCTGGCTGCGGATGCTCGGGTCCTTGTGCCACTTGGGTCCAGGCTGCGGAACCGCCACATAGAGCCGCCCGGCAAAATCGGGAGCATAGTGTCGCAGAGAGGCGGCAAACAGCACCGCCTCATATTGCAACCGTCCGGCCTGTCCGATGATCATGATGTTGAAATGGGGATCGGTCATGTTGTGGCGTCCGGTTTTCTGGCGATGCGGT includes:
- a CDS encoding SIMPL domain-containing protein, which encodes MKATHILASALAVVLATGLASADETRIDRQIAVTGDARIAVTPTLATITLGVTEEADEAALAMSAVSTKMVEVVDELRAAGIAAEDMQTQQISLNPVWSQDRSYDDGRRKITGFSASNTLALRIRDLDRLGEVLDQVLRVGANDFRGLSFGVADPAKVQDQIRGAAVKDALRKATQLAEAAGVELGPVRSIHDRETGGGQPMMAMEMARSAPMPIEAGELSFSHSVSVVYDIKSTDAD
- a CDS encoding O-acetylhomoserine aminocarboxypropyltransferase/cysteine synthase family protein; translation: MSEAPSYGFDTLQIHAGAKPDPATGARQTPIYQTTAYVFRDADHAAALFNLQEVGFIYSRLTNPTVAVLQERIATLEGGVGAVCCSSGHAAQIMALFPLMGPGRNVVASTRLYGGTVTQFSQTIKRFGWSAKFVDFDDPDAVAAAIDDDTRAVFGESVANPGGYVTDIRSIADVADAAGVPLIIDNTSATPYLCNPIAHGATLVVHSTTKYLTGNGTVTGGVIVDSGKFDWSADDKFPSLSQPEPAYHGLKFHETFGGLAFTFHGIAIGLRDLGMTMNPQAAHYTLMGVETLSLRMERHCENAKTVASWLEQDPRVDYVTYAGLPSSPYHARAKEHYPKGTGGLFTFAVKGGYDACVKLVNSLEIFSHVANLGDTRSLIIHSASTTHRQLTPEQQEAAGAGANVVRVSIGIENAEDLIADLDQALTAATS